The following proteins are co-located in the Telopea speciosissima isolate NSW1024214 ecotype Mountain lineage chromosome 9, Tspe_v1, whole genome shotgun sequence genome:
- the LOC122640895 gene encoding PAP-specific phosphatase HAL2-like yields MQLLCGSRATRLPDCFIKKENSAFHQIPAMEMERAWFRSSESDRNSKELDVAVRVVQMVCSLCEKVQDNLITKSNEQVKSKDDNSPVTIADWSVQATVSWMLSENFGSENVSIVAEEDIQTLTKPDSVGILEAVVKTVNQCLIEAPDFGLTSPVRPLGTTEVLEAISRCNSTGGPSGRHWVLDPVDGTLGFVRGDQYAIALALIEDGVVALGVLGCPNYPMNKEWLNYHHRYYRIMSKLSSPTSGSWDKGCVMYARKGSGKAWMQPLVRENNRLGLSNLARAVQVSFIDDPALATFCEPVEKSNSSHSFTAGLAHSVGLRNQPLRVYSMVKYAAIARGDAEIFMKFAKAGYKEKIWDHAAGVVIIQEAGGVVTDAGGRPLDFSQGIYLEGLDRGIIACSGVKLHQKIIRAVDASWDSSNL; encoded by the exons atgcaGTTACTATGTGGAAGCCGCGCAACTCGACTACCAGATTGCTTTATTAAGAAAG AGAACTCCGCGTTTCATCAAATACCGGCCATGGAGATGGAGAGGGCATGGTTCAGATCTTCGGAATCTGATAGAAATTCGAAGGAATTGGATGTTGCTGTTAGAGTTGTCCAAATGGTTTGCTCTCTCTGTGAAAAGGTGCAAGATAATTTGATTACTAAGAGCAACGAACAGGTTAAATCTAAGGACGACAATTCTCCTGTCACAATAGCAG ATTGGAGCGTCCAAGCAACTGTTAGCTGGATGTTGTCAGAAAACTTTGGGAGTGAAAATGTGTCAATTGTTGCTGAAGAAGATATCCAAACTCTCACCAAGCCTGATTCAGTGGGCATACTGGAAGCTGTGGTAAAGACTGTGAACCAGTGTCTGATTGAAGCACCTGACTTTGGACTTACAAGTCCAGTTAGGCCTCTTGGAACTACAGAGGTTCTTGAGGCAATTAGTCGATGCAACTCAACTGGCGGTCCTAGTGGAAGACATTGGGTACTTGATCCTGTTGATGGAACATTGGGATTTGTACGTGGAGACCAATATGCCATAGCTCTAGCCTTGATAGAGGATGGAGTAGTTGCTCTTGGAGTTCTTGGGTGCCCCAACTACCCAATGAATAAGGAATGGTTAAATTATCACCACCGTTATTATCGAATCATGTCTAAGTTGTCCTCTCCCACATCTGGTTCTTGGGACAAAGGCTGTGTTATGTATGCAAGGAAAGGTAGTGGAAAGGCATGGATGCAGCCATTAGTCAGGGAAAACAACAGGCTTGGTCTGTCAAACTTAGCAAGAGCAGTTCAAGTGTCCTTCATCGATGATCCAGCACTGGCTACATTCTGTGAACCGGTTGAAAAGTCCAATTCAAGCCACTCCTTCACAGCAGGGCTAGCTCACAGCGTTGGGCTGAG AAATCAGCCTTTGCGGGTCTATAGTATGGTGAAGTATGCTGCTATTGCTCGGGGGGATGCAGAGATTTTTATGAAGTTTGCAAAGGCTGGATACAAAGAGAAGATATGGGATCATGCAGCTGGTGTTGTCATCATACAAGAGGCTGGTGGTGTGGTAACTGATGCTGGAGGTCGTCCATTAGACTTTTCTCAGGGTATATATCTAGAAGGCCTCGATCGAGGCATAATTGCTTGCTCTGGTGTTAAACTACATCAGAAGATCATCAGGGCTGTCGATGCTAGCTGGGACTCCTCTAATCTATGA